GGCCATTTTCTTTCTATATTTTCCAATTGAAGCAGGCACCTTTATTTATATGCTGCCGCTAGCTGCATTCATTGGTGCTTTAGTAACAGCTGGCACGATTTACGCGTTTTCCTATGAACGTCAATCCGGTCTAGGTCTAAACCCTGTCCGCTTTATACTAACAGGTGTCGGGTTTTCATTAGCCTTATCAGGTGTGATGGTCGTTCTCGTTTCGTCAGCAGACAGAGCACGAGTAGACTTCATTGCCACTTGGCTGGCCGGTAATATATGGGGAACAGATTGGCCATTTATATATGCACTACTTCCGTGGCTGATTATTCTCATTCCTTATAGCCTTTTTAAAGCGAATCGCTTAAATCTTCTTGGGTTAGGTGAAGCGACAGCTATCGGCCGTGGTGTCGCAATAAAGCGGGAGCAGATCACACTATTATTAACAGCGGTCGCACTGGCCGCCTCTGCCGTCTCAGTCACTGGTGGAATCGCCTTTGTAGGACTGATGGCGCCCCATATTGCCCGAGCTCTCGTCGGGCCCGTCCACCAACGGATGATTCCTCTTGCTATTTTAATTGGGGGATGGCTGTTACTCCTTGCCGATACGATCGGAAGAAATTTGACTGACCCAGATGGGTTGCCTGCAGGAATTGTCGTATCCCTAATCGGGGCGCCGTATTTCGTCTACTTACTATTGAAAAAATAACCGTTATACACTACCCCCGGATTTACTCGGAATCTGGGGTGCGTACCGTCGTCTCGGTGTTGCTAAATCACAACTGGGACCAAGCAGACAGCGATAAACTATTCACCTTCCAAAATTACCCTAAATAGTATAAAATACTATTTAGCTTTAAAATACTTTGACAAATATAAAAACCCCTCTAACACGTGGAGTCCAAAGAATTACTTTATAGACGGTTTTATCGCCTCAATCGCTATTGTAGGCACACCGATACCTGAAAAAGGCGATCAAGAGGTACTCGTGTGGCTAAGTAAGGATGATGGTGAGACGTGGTACAGCCGTGTTTACATTACCGTTGACAAATATGGCGGTGTCAAACCGATTGATTATGAAGATAAAGCTGATAATGCTTTTAAAAAGTGGCTTAATAAATTTGATTTTTACAACTAAAGGGGAAGTCATTATGGAGAAGCGCAAATTAACATTTAAAAACAGACTAATAGCGTTCGTCATCATGCCTTTATGGGCGGCATTTCTAACTAGCTTGGCAGAGTCTCTTATTAAACGAACTTTACTTAACGTTGATACAATGATAACGATTTTTATACTCGCTCTTATTGTCTATGTTTGCTATCCGTTCTTTTCTGAAGAAAAATTCGAAGCCATTTTCGTTAGAGACTCTCACTTATCATTCGACTGTAAAATAAGACGACATAAATCGTTTTTTATTGAGCAAACCCTCCTATGGCTGTTTGTTGGGACGTGGACTGGCATAGAGGCCGTCATTCTATTTTAACTTGGAGGATATCCAATGAAGGAAAACAAACTTTCATACAAATCTAGACTGGTTGCTTTCTTTTTTATGCCTTGTTGGGCCATTATAATAGGCTTACTAACACAATCCTTAATTAATCGCTCATGGTTAAGTTTAGACGAGTTCCTTATTTATATTCTTTTTTGCTTTGGTTTTTACTTTTTATATTCTCATTTCTATAAAAAAGAGTTTTCGGACGTATTTCTTACTAGCCGTGCGACCTCATTGGCCGAAAAACTTTCAGTACACAGAGGGTATTTTATTTTTCATACGATCATTTGGATAGTGGTGGCAACAATTATGGGATTCACTAATTAACCCCCCTACGTTTCTTCGTAGGTATATCTTAGTAAAAAGGAACATTTATATGCTCACTTTAAAAAATAGACTAATAGCGTTCGTCATCATGCCTTGTTGGGCGGTTTTTTTAACGATTTTTTCAGAATCACTCATTCTTTGGACATGGCCAGATTTAGATAGATTCCCTTCGATTATTGCTTTAGCCCTAACAGTTTATATTGCCTATCCGTTCTATAACAGGGAAAAGTACGA
The genomic region above belongs to Bacillus sp. A301a_S52 and contains:
- a CDS encoding iron ABC transporter permease — its product is MRHPAQIKKQRVIMITCILLITVTSMLSIGIGYATLSFDRLIPVLLGQGTFQEEFVLFSIRLPRMIITFLAGMALALSGAILQGLTRNDLADPGIVGINSGAGVAVAIFFLYFPIEAGTFIYMLPLAAFIGALVTAGTIYAFSYERQSGLGLNPVRFILTGVGFSLALSGVMVVLVSSADRARVDFIATWLAGNIWGTDWPFIYALLPWLIILIPYSLFKANRLNLLGLGEATAIGRGVAIKREQITLLLTAVALAASAVSVTGGIAFVGLMAPHIARALVGPVHQRMIPLAILIGGWLLLLADTIGRNLTDPDGLPAGIVVSLIGAPYFVYLLLKK